In Canis lupus dingo isolate Sandy chromosome 12, ASM325472v2, whole genome shotgun sequence, the following proteins share a genomic window:
- the C2 gene encoding complement C2 isoform X2, with translation MREEDQERKYYRGREHRYYVPGRHQQLCHTAPLGPPTPRVSWSSCIVSFIQGLAAAAPSCPQNVNISGGTFTLSHGWAPGSVLTYSCPLGRYPSPASRLCKSNGQWQTLRSTQLTKAVCKHVRCPAPVSFENGMFTPRLGSHPVGSNLSFQCEDGFTLRGSAVRQCRPNGMWDGETAVCDNGAGHCPNPGIPVGAVRMGSRFGLGDKVSYRCSSNLVLTGSAERECQSDGVWSGTEPICRQTYSYDFPEDVAPALGASLSHLLGATNPTQKKRENLGRKIQIQRSGHLNLYLLLDASQSVKEEDFHVFKESAILMVDRIFSFEINVSVAIITFASKPKIIMSVLNDNSRDATEVINSLNKVNYKDHENGTGTNTYAALNSVHIMMNNQMDRLGMKTAAWQEIRHAIILLTDGKSNMGGSPKLAVDNIKEILNINQQRSDYLDIYAIGVGKLDVDWRELNELGSKKDGERHAFILQDTEALYQVFEHMLDISQLTDTICGVGNMSANASVQERTPWHVIIKPRSQETCRGALISDQWVLTAAHCFRHAENSSLWRVTVGDPNSQWGKEFTIEKAVISSEFDVFAKKNQGILEFYGDDIALLKLAQKVKMSTHARPICLPCTVAANLALRRPPGSTCRDHESELLNKLSIPAHFVALNGDKLNINLKTGTEWTSCIEAVSQDKAIFPNLKDVREVVTDQFLCSGTGKDDNPCKGESGGAVFLERRHRFFQVGLVSWGLYNPCSKSNKNSRQRPPKGKEPRDFHINLFRLQPWLRQHLEDILNFLPL, from the exons ATGAGAGAAGAGGATCAAGAAAGGAAGTATTACA gagggagagagcacagataCTATGTGCCGGGAAGGCACCAGCAACTCTGCCACACAGCACCTCTGGGACCCCCAACACCAAGGGTGTCATGGTCTTCCTGCATTGTCAGTTTCATCCAAG GCTTGGCTGCAGCCgctccctcctgccctcagaACGTGAATATCTCCGGTGGCACTTTTACCCTCAGCCATGGCTGGGCCCCTGGGAGTGTCCTCACCTACTCCTGTCCCCTGGGCCGCTACCCATCCCCAGCATCACGGCTGTGCAAGAGCAATGGACAGTGGCAGACCCTGAGATCCACCCAGCTCACAAAGGCGGTCTGCAAAC aTGTTCGCTGTCCAGCTCCTGTTTCCTTTGAGAATGGTATGTTCACCCCGAGGCTGGGGTCCCACCCTGTGGGCAGCAACCTGAGCTTCCAGTGTGAGGATGGCTTCACCTTGCGGGGCTCGGCTGTGCGGCAGTGTCGCCCTAATGGCATGTGGGATGGGGAGACGGCCGTGTGTGACAATGGTG CTGGCCACTGCCCCAACCCGGGCATCCCGGTGGGTGCCGTGCGGATGGGGTCCCGCTTCGGCCTTGGGGATAAAGTCAGCTACCGCTGCTCCTCAAATCTGGTGTTGACGGGGTCTGCGGAGCGGGAGTGTCAGAGCGATGGGGTCTGGAGTGGGACGGAGCCCATATGCCGCC AGACCTACTCTTACGACTTTCCTGAGGATGTGGCTCCCGCCCTGGGTGCTTCGTTGTCTCACCTGCTTGGAGCTACCAACCCCACCCAGAAGAAAAGAG AGAACCTGGGCCGTAAAATCCAAATCCAGCGTTCTGGTCACCTGAACCTCTACCTGCTCCTGGATGCCTCTCAGAGTGTGAAGGAAGAAGACTTTCACGTCTTCAAGGAGAGCGCCATTCTCATGGTGGACAGG ATCTTCAGCTTTGAGATCAATGTTAGTGTCGCCATCATCACCTTTGCATCCAAGCCCAAAATCATCATGTCTGTTCTGAATGACAACTCCCGGGATGCGACTGAAGTGATCAACAGCCTGAACAAGGTCAACTATAAAG ACCATGAAAATGGAACCGGGACAAACACCTATGCAGCTTTAAATAGTGTCCATATCATGATGAATAACCAGATGGATCGCCTCGGAATGAAGACGGCGGCCTGGCAGGAAATCCGACACGCCATCATCCTTCTGACAGATG GAAAGTCTAACATGGGTGGCTCTCCCAAGCTGGCTGTTGACAATATCAAAGAGATCTTGAACATCAACCAGCAGAGGAGCGACTATCTGG ACATCTATGCCATTGGGGTGGGCAAGCTGGATGTGGACTGGAGAGAACTGAATGAATTGGGATCGAAGAAGGATGGTGAGAGACATGCCTTCATTCTGCAAGACACAGAGGCTCTGTACCAGGTCTTTGAGCACATGCTGG ATATTTCCCAGCTCACAGACACCATCTGCGGGGTAGGGAACATGTCAGCCAATGCCTCCGTCCAGGAAAGGACACCGTGGCATGTTATTATTAAG CCTAGGAGCCAGGAGACCTGCCGGGGGGCCCTCATCTCAGACCAGTGGGTGCTGACGGCTGCTCACTGCTTCCGCCATGCTGAGAACAGCTCTCTGTGGAGGGTCACCGTAG GGGATCCTAACTCCCAGTGGGGCAAAGAGTTCACTATTGAGAAGGCAGTGATCTCCTCGGAGTTTGATGTCTTTGCCAAGAAGAATCAGGGGATCCTCGAGTTCTATGGTGATGACATTGCCCTATTGAAGCTGGCCCAGAAAGTGAAGATGTCCACTCATGCCAG GCCCATTTGCCTTCCCTGCACGGTGGCGGCCAACCTGGCTCTGCGGAGACCCCCAGGCAGCACCTGCCGAGACCATG AAAGTGAACTTCTGAACAAACTGAGCATTCCTGCTCATTTTGTGGCCTTGAACGGGGACAAACTGAACATTAACCTCAAGACAGGGACAGAG TGGACAAGCTGTATTGAGGCCGTTTCCCAAGACAAAGCTATATTCCCCAACTTGAAGGATGTCCGAGAGGTGGTGACAGACCAGTTCCTATGCAGTGGGACAGGGAAGGATGACAATCCCTGCAAGG GAGAATCTGGGGGAGCAGTTTTCCTTGAGCGGAGACACAGGTTTTTTCAg gTGGGCCTGGTGAGTTGGGGTCTCTACAACCCCTGTAGCAAGAGTAATAAAAACTCACGCCAGAGGCCCCCCAAGGGCAAGGAACCACGAGATTTTCACATCAACCTCTTTCGCCTGCAGCCCTGGCTGCGGCAGCACCTGGAGGATATCCTGAACTTCTTACCCCTCTAA
- the C2 gene encoding complement C2 isoform X3, protein MREEDQERKYYSLAAAAPSCPQNVNISGGTFTLSHGWAPGSVLTYSCPLGRYPSPASRLCKSNGQWQTLRSTQLTKAVCKHVRCPAPVSFENGMFTPRLGSHPVGSNLSFQCEDGFTLRGSAVRQCRPNGMWDGETAVCDNGAGHCPNPGIPVGAVRMGSRFGLGDKVSYRCSSNLVLTGSAERECQSDGVWSGTEPICRQTYSYDFPEDVAPALGASLSHLLGATNPTQKKRENLGRKIQIQRSGHLNLYLLLDASQSVKEEDFHVFKESAILMVDRIFSFEINVSVAIITFASKPKIIMSVLNDNSRDATEVINSLNKVNYKDHENGTGTNTYAALNSVHIMMNNQMDRLGMKTAAWQEIRHAIILLTDGKSNMGGSPKLAVDNIKEILNINQQRSDYLDIYAIGVGKLDVDWRELNELGSKKDGERHAFILQDTEALYQVFEHMLDISQLTDTICGVGNMSANASVQERTPWHVIIKPRSQETCRGALISDQWVLTAAHCFRHAENSSLWRVTVGDPNSQWGKEFTIEKAVISSEFDVFAKKNQGILEFYGDDIALLKLAQKVKMSTHARPICLPCTVAANLALRRPPGSTCRDHESELLNKLSIPAHFVALNGDKLNINLKTGTEWTSCIEAVSQDKAIFPNLKDVREVVTDQFLCSGTGKDDNPCKGESGGAVFLERRHRFFQVGLVSWGLYNPCSKSNKNSRQRPPKGKEPRDFHINLFRLQPWLRQHLEDILNFLPL, encoded by the exons ATGAGAGAAGAGGATCAAGAAAGGAAGTATTACA GCTTGGCTGCAGCCgctccctcctgccctcagaACGTGAATATCTCCGGTGGCACTTTTACCCTCAGCCATGGCTGGGCCCCTGGGAGTGTCCTCACCTACTCCTGTCCCCTGGGCCGCTACCCATCCCCAGCATCACGGCTGTGCAAGAGCAATGGACAGTGGCAGACCCTGAGATCCACCCAGCTCACAAAGGCGGTCTGCAAAC aTGTTCGCTGTCCAGCTCCTGTTTCCTTTGAGAATGGTATGTTCACCCCGAGGCTGGGGTCCCACCCTGTGGGCAGCAACCTGAGCTTCCAGTGTGAGGATGGCTTCACCTTGCGGGGCTCGGCTGTGCGGCAGTGTCGCCCTAATGGCATGTGGGATGGGGAGACGGCCGTGTGTGACAATGGTG CTGGCCACTGCCCCAACCCGGGCATCCCGGTGGGTGCCGTGCGGATGGGGTCCCGCTTCGGCCTTGGGGATAAAGTCAGCTACCGCTGCTCCTCAAATCTGGTGTTGACGGGGTCTGCGGAGCGGGAGTGTCAGAGCGATGGGGTCTGGAGTGGGACGGAGCCCATATGCCGCC AGACCTACTCTTACGACTTTCCTGAGGATGTGGCTCCCGCCCTGGGTGCTTCGTTGTCTCACCTGCTTGGAGCTACCAACCCCACCCAGAAGAAAAGAG AGAACCTGGGCCGTAAAATCCAAATCCAGCGTTCTGGTCACCTGAACCTCTACCTGCTCCTGGATGCCTCTCAGAGTGTGAAGGAAGAAGACTTTCACGTCTTCAAGGAGAGCGCCATTCTCATGGTGGACAGG ATCTTCAGCTTTGAGATCAATGTTAGTGTCGCCATCATCACCTTTGCATCCAAGCCCAAAATCATCATGTCTGTTCTGAATGACAACTCCCGGGATGCGACTGAAGTGATCAACAGCCTGAACAAGGTCAACTATAAAG ACCATGAAAATGGAACCGGGACAAACACCTATGCAGCTTTAAATAGTGTCCATATCATGATGAATAACCAGATGGATCGCCTCGGAATGAAGACGGCGGCCTGGCAGGAAATCCGACACGCCATCATCCTTCTGACAGATG GAAAGTCTAACATGGGTGGCTCTCCCAAGCTGGCTGTTGACAATATCAAAGAGATCTTGAACATCAACCAGCAGAGGAGCGACTATCTGG ACATCTATGCCATTGGGGTGGGCAAGCTGGATGTGGACTGGAGAGAACTGAATGAATTGGGATCGAAGAAGGATGGTGAGAGACATGCCTTCATTCTGCAAGACACAGAGGCTCTGTACCAGGTCTTTGAGCACATGCTGG ATATTTCCCAGCTCACAGACACCATCTGCGGGGTAGGGAACATGTCAGCCAATGCCTCCGTCCAGGAAAGGACACCGTGGCATGTTATTATTAAG CCTAGGAGCCAGGAGACCTGCCGGGGGGCCCTCATCTCAGACCAGTGGGTGCTGACGGCTGCTCACTGCTTCCGCCATGCTGAGAACAGCTCTCTGTGGAGGGTCACCGTAG GGGATCCTAACTCCCAGTGGGGCAAAGAGTTCACTATTGAGAAGGCAGTGATCTCCTCGGAGTTTGATGTCTTTGCCAAGAAGAATCAGGGGATCCTCGAGTTCTATGGTGATGACATTGCCCTATTGAAGCTGGCCCAGAAAGTGAAGATGTCCACTCATGCCAG GCCCATTTGCCTTCCCTGCACGGTGGCGGCCAACCTGGCTCTGCGGAGACCCCCAGGCAGCACCTGCCGAGACCATG AAAGTGAACTTCTGAACAAACTGAGCATTCCTGCTCATTTTGTGGCCTTGAACGGGGACAAACTGAACATTAACCTCAAGACAGGGACAGAG TGGACAAGCTGTATTGAGGCCGTTTCCCAAGACAAAGCTATATTCCCCAACTTGAAGGATGTCCGAGAGGTGGTGACAGACCAGTTCCTATGCAGTGGGACAGGGAAGGATGACAATCCCTGCAAGG GAGAATCTGGGGGAGCAGTTTTCCTTGAGCGGAGACACAGGTTTTTTCAg gTGGGCCTGGTGAGTTGGGGTCTCTACAACCCCTGTAGCAAGAGTAATAAAAACTCACGCCAGAGGCCCCCCAAGGGCAAGGAACCACGAGATTTTCACATCAACCTCTTTCGCCTGCAGCCCTGGCTGCGGCAGCACCTGGAGGATATCCTGAACTTCTTACCCCTCTAA
- the C2 gene encoding complement C2 isoform X1: protein MKQLLSQLWVSGSQMTFSLCRLSASLCPKVDTMDPLMALLCLLPLYPGLAAAAPSCPQNVNISGGTFTLSHGWAPGSVLTYSCPLGRYPSPASRLCKSNGQWQTLRSTQLTKAVCKHVRCPAPVSFENGMFTPRLGSHPVGSNLSFQCEDGFTLRGSAVRQCRPNGMWDGETAVCDNGAGHCPNPGIPVGAVRMGSRFGLGDKVSYRCSSNLVLTGSAERECQSDGVWSGTEPICRQTYSYDFPEDVAPALGASLSHLLGATNPTQKKRENLGRKIQIQRSGHLNLYLLLDASQSVKEEDFHVFKESAILMVDRIFSFEINVSVAIITFASKPKIIMSVLNDNSRDATEVINSLNKVNYKDHENGTGTNTYAALNSVHIMMNNQMDRLGMKTAAWQEIRHAIILLTDGKSNMGGSPKLAVDNIKEILNINQQRSDYLDIYAIGVGKLDVDWRELNELGSKKDGERHAFILQDTEALYQVFEHMLDISQLTDTICGVGNMSANASVQERTPWHVIIKPRSQETCRGALISDQWVLTAAHCFRHAENSSLWRVTVGDPNSQWGKEFTIEKAVISSEFDVFAKKNQGILEFYGDDIALLKLAQKVKMSTHARPICLPCTVAANLALRRPPGSTCRDHESELLNKLSIPAHFVALNGDKLNINLKTGTEWTSCIEAVSQDKAIFPNLKDVREVVTDQFLCSGTGKDDNPCKGESGGAVFLERRHRFFQVGLVSWGLYNPCSKSNKNSRQRPPKGKEPRDFHINLFRLQPWLRQHLEDILNFLPL, encoded by the exons ATGAAGCAGCTGCTGAGTCAGCTCTGGGTTTCGGGAAGTCAGATGACCTTTTCCCTCTGCCggctttctgcctctctctgccccaaggTGGATACCATGGACCCACTGATGGCTCTCCTTTGCCTGTTGCCCTTATACCCAG GCTTGGCTGCAGCCgctccctcctgccctcagaACGTGAATATCTCCGGTGGCACTTTTACCCTCAGCCATGGCTGGGCCCCTGGGAGTGTCCTCACCTACTCCTGTCCCCTGGGCCGCTACCCATCCCCAGCATCACGGCTGTGCAAGAGCAATGGACAGTGGCAGACCCTGAGATCCACCCAGCTCACAAAGGCGGTCTGCAAAC aTGTTCGCTGTCCAGCTCCTGTTTCCTTTGAGAATGGTATGTTCACCCCGAGGCTGGGGTCCCACCCTGTGGGCAGCAACCTGAGCTTCCAGTGTGAGGATGGCTTCACCTTGCGGGGCTCGGCTGTGCGGCAGTGTCGCCCTAATGGCATGTGGGATGGGGAGACGGCCGTGTGTGACAATGGTG CTGGCCACTGCCCCAACCCGGGCATCCCGGTGGGTGCCGTGCGGATGGGGTCCCGCTTCGGCCTTGGGGATAAAGTCAGCTACCGCTGCTCCTCAAATCTGGTGTTGACGGGGTCTGCGGAGCGGGAGTGTCAGAGCGATGGGGTCTGGAGTGGGACGGAGCCCATATGCCGCC AGACCTACTCTTACGACTTTCCTGAGGATGTGGCTCCCGCCCTGGGTGCTTCGTTGTCTCACCTGCTTGGAGCTACCAACCCCACCCAGAAGAAAAGAG AGAACCTGGGCCGTAAAATCCAAATCCAGCGTTCTGGTCACCTGAACCTCTACCTGCTCCTGGATGCCTCTCAGAGTGTGAAGGAAGAAGACTTTCACGTCTTCAAGGAGAGCGCCATTCTCATGGTGGACAGG ATCTTCAGCTTTGAGATCAATGTTAGTGTCGCCATCATCACCTTTGCATCCAAGCCCAAAATCATCATGTCTGTTCTGAATGACAACTCCCGGGATGCGACTGAAGTGATCAACAGCCTGAACAAGGTCAACTATAAAG ACCATGAAAATGGAACCGGGACAAACACCTATGCAGCTTTAAATAGTGTCCATATCATGATGAATAACCAGATGGATCGCCTCGGAATGAAGACGGCGGCCTGGCAGGAAATCCGACACGCCATCATCCTTCTGACAGATG GAAAGTCTAACATGGGTGGCTCTCCCAAGCTGGCTGTTGACAATATCAAAGAGATCTTGAACATCAACCAGCAGAGGAGCGACTATCTGG ACATCTATGCCATTGGGGTGGGCAAGCTGGATGTGGACTGGAGAGAACTGAATGAATTGGGATCGAAGAAGGATGGTGAGAGACATGCCTTCATTCTGCAAGACACAGAGGCTCTGTACCAGGTCTTTGAGCACATGCTGG ATATTTCCCAGCTCACAGACACCATCTGCGGGGTAGGGAACATGTCAGCCAATGCCTCCGTCCAGGAAAGGACACCGTGGCATGTTATTATTAAG CCTAGGAGCCAGGAGACCTGCCGGGGGGCCCTCATCTCAGACCAGTGGGTGCTGACGGCTGCTCACTGCTTCCGCCATGCTGAGAACAGCTCTCTGTGGAGGGTCACCGTAG GGGATCCTAACTCCCAGTGGGGCAAAGAGTTCACTATTGAGAAGGCAGTGATCTCCTCGGAGTTTGATGTCTTTGCCAAGAAGAATCAGGGGATCCTCGAGTTCTATGGTGATGACATTGCCCTATTGAAGCTGGCCCAGAAAGTGAAGATGTCCACTCATGCCAG GCCCATTTGCCTTCCCTGCACGGTGGCGGCCAACCTGGCTCTGCGGAGACCCCCAGGCAGCACCTGCCGAGACCATG AAAGTGAACTTCTGAACAAACTGAGCATTCCTGCTCATTTTGTGGCCTTGAACGGGGACAAACTGAACATTAACCTCAAGACAGGGACAGAG TGGACAAGCTGTATTGAGGCCGTTTCCCAAGACAAAGCTATATTCCCCAACTTGAAGGATGTCCGAGAGGTGGTGACAGACCAGTTCCTATGCAGTGGGACAGGGAAGGATGACAATCCCTGCAAGG GAGAATCTGGGGGAGCAGTTTTCCTTGAGCGGAGACACAGGTTTTTTCAg gTGGGCCTGGTGAGTTGGGGTCTCTACAACCCCTGTAGCAAGAGTAATAAAAACTCACGCCAGAGGCCCCCCAAGGGCAAGGAACCACGAGATTTTCACATCAACCTCTTTCGCCTGCAGCCCTGGCTGCGGCAGCACCTGGAGGATATCCTGAACTTCTTACCCCTCTAA